The Luteibacter flocculans genomic interval GCAACGCGCGGCGTGGAGACCTTCCAGCGCGACGATCGTGTATTGATCCGAGTCGCTGCCGGCGAACGTTGGGACGACTTCGTGCGCTGGTCGCTGGGCCAGGGCTTTGCCGGTCTGGAAAACCTGATCCTCATTCCGGGCACCGTGGGTGCGTCGCCCATCCAGAACATCGGCGCGTACGGCGTCGAAGTCGCGGAGTTCATCGACACGGTCGAAGCCTGGGATACGCACAAGGGCGAATTCGTGGTGCTCGACAAGGCCGCCTGCGCGTTCTCGTATCGCGATTCCACGTTCAAGCAGCAGGCGGGTCGGTGGATCGTCGTGGCCGTGACGTTCGCCCTTCCGCGCGAAAGACCGCTGTCGCTGGATTACGCAGGCATCCGCGAGGAAGTGGAGAAGATGGGCGTCGCGCGTGCCACGCCCTATCACGTGGCGGAAGCCGTCGTCCGTCTGCGTTCGCGCAAGCTGCCCGACCCGGCCGTGATCGGCAACGCCGGCAGCTTCTTCAAGAACCCCATCGTGCCCATGGCGAAGGCGGAAGCACTCGCGCTGGCGCACCCCGGCCTGCCGGTCTGGCCGCATGCCGGCGGCACAGCCAAGATCTCCGCCGGCTGGCTCATTGAGGCCGCAGGCTTCAAGGGCGAGCGCGATGGCGACGCGGGCATGTCCAACCGACACGCCCTGGTGCTGGTGAACCACGGCAAGGCCACCGGGCCACAGCTGTGGGCCTTCGCGCAGAAGGTCATCGCAGGCGTGCAGTCGACGTTCGGCGTGATCCTGGAGCCGGAGCCGTTGGTCGTTTGAATGGCGGCTTGCCAGGAGATTCCTTTTTCGCGTGCCGGTTCCACTCGACGCCGTATGAGGCGTCCGTTACCGTGACCCTGCCGGTCGTGGGAGTTCGGCCCCATGGAGCAGACCGCTTGTAGCGCTTGCGTGCGATACGTCCCGGCAGACCCCGGCGGACGCGTAGCCGAGCATGAACACGCGAACAGGGAGGTCGCACCGTGGTCTTAGAAGCACATATCTACGACGCTTATGGCAACCGGGCCGGCGCCATCGCGCACGCCCGTGCCGCGTACATCGGAGAAGCGCCGGAAGCGGCCACCGGCCACTACCTGCTGGGCGAGCGCCTGTACGACCCGACGCTTCGCCGATTTCACAATGCCGATTCCCTCAGTCCCTTCGACGAGGGCGGGGTCAACCGCTATGCCTATTGCAGCGGCGATCCGATCAACCGAACGGACCTGAGCGGCAATGCGTGGCGGGGATGGCCGTTCATCCCTCGCAGCCGTCTGAAGGCCGGCGGGGGCGCCGCAGACAACACAATCGTTTCACCTGCCGCACCGGACGCGGCGGTCATCGCCTCCGCTTCGGTGCTGGATGCAAAAATTGTGGCGGGAAGCGTTGCGTCTGGCGCCGCAATCGTCGACCAGGTTTCGGAAGCCATCTTCGGGACGCTGTCGTCGAGTCCCATCGACATCCGATATGCCGGATCGGTTCCACGGCGCGATCAGAACGGCGCTTTTTCCGGCAAACAGCGCGCAGGAAGCACCGACAATATGCGTTATCTGGGCAAGAGCCAGTCTCGTCACAAAGCGCCTGCCAGCAAACCCATTACCGTGATTTCCGACCCACAAGGCCGAGAAGTCTACGCTCACAGAAATGGCCGCCGTTATATCGAACCGAAGTGGCACGAGAGGCATATGAGCCTTGCTCACGGGGGAACCGTCAGCCACTGGTTGGCTGACGCCCCTATTGTCACCACACATGTTCTCGAGCCCTTACAACGAATTTCCGAGGCGACCTCGCAGGGACCCGAAACAAATATCTATGTCTACACTGGGGTTCACGGCGTGGACAACGGCCAAAACTGGGTCAATGGCAAACGGGCTTACAGTGCGCCGCTATCGCCGCCCGATATCCAGACCTTTGACATCTTTCGTAATCAGGTTCTGAACAACCTGGCCCTCCATAGCGAAGACATTTTCGGCATATCGACTCGATCGATGAAGGGTCGAATGCAGCGGCCAGGGTTCCACATACATGCCTACTGTTTTAGCGCGGTCGACTCGTTGGTCACCGATACGCTCAATGTCGACCCAATACCCATCTACCGCATTCCATAGCGAGCACGGTCCATCGTCCGATTTCGCGCCTCGCTTTCCCCGCGTTGCGCACGTCAGTAAAGGTAAGCTGCGACAGTTGAGAGGCGCGTCACGAACCTGCTGTCGTTACGCCGATCCGCAAGGAGGCACGATGCCATGGAACAGAATACCTACGGTGCCTACGGGCAAAGCGCCCCAACGAGCGACCACAGGCGCGCCGCGTACACCGGCGAGATTCGGGAAGACGGCACCGGCTGGTACGTGCTTGGAATGCGCGTGTACGTCCCGGCGATGCGTCGCCTCCTGAGTCCCGACGACACCAGTCCATTCGGCAGCGGCGGCATCAACAGATACGCGTATTGCGGTGGGGATCCCATCGGCAGGAGCGACCCCAGCGGCCGTTCCTGGTGGTCCTGGGTTGCCTCCACGATGGATCGGATCGAACTACCGATCACGACGGCGCGCCGC includes:
- the murB gene encoding UDP-N-acetylmuramate dehydrogenase, giving the protein MGGFTLASDAALGGRNTLRVDARARLLAEVRDPTKIPELLAYPAVKAGKVLVLGEGSNVLIKGDYDGTVLAMATRGVETFQRDDRVLIRVAAGERWDDFVRWSLGQGFAGLENLILIPGTVGASPIQNIGAYGVEVAEFIDTVEAWDTHKGEFVVLDKAACAFSYRDSTFKQQAGRWIVVAVTFALPRERPLSLDYAGIREEVEKMGVARATPYHVAEAVVRLRSRKLPDPAVIGNAGSFFKNPIVPMAKAEALALAHPGLPVWPHAGGTAKISAGWLIEAAGFKGERDGDAGMSNRHALVLVNHGKATGPQLWAFAQKVIAGVQSTFGVILEPEPLVV
- a CDS encoding RHS repeat-associated core domain-containing protein, encoding MVLEAHIYDAYGNRAGAIAHARAAYIGEAPEAATGHYLLGERLYDPTLRRFHNADSLSPFDEGGVNRYAYCSGDPINRTDLSGNAWRGWPFIPRSRLKAGGGAADNTIVSPAAPDAAVIASASVLDAKIVAGSVASGAAIVDQVSEAIFGTLSSSPIDIRYAGSVPRRDQNGAFSGKQRAGSTDNMRYLGKSQSRHKAPASKPITVISDPQGREVYAHRNGRRYIEPKWHERHMSLAHGGTVSHWLADAPIVTTHVLEPLQRISEATSQGPETNIYVYTGVHGVDNGQNWVNGKRAYSAPLSPPDIQTFDIFRNQVLNNLALHSEDIFGISTRSMKGRMQRPGFHIHAYCFSAVDSLVTDTLNVDPIPIYRIP